From Humisphaera borealis, the proteins below share one genomic window:
- a CDS encoding outer membrane protein assembly factor BamB family protein — MRMKPLIAAVAGVAFAAVALPRLIVADSAAPAAAAPAPAAAPTSDWPAFHGGGPLVGEAKALPAGTLTARWTFKHDEPGPFEGSAVISGGSVFIGDVKGRLFCLDLATGKPKWTYTIEAGFEASPLVVNGKVFIGDLGGLFHCVSAEEGKKLWTFDTGSGQPIHASANVFGNKLIFGDDGANVICVNADDGKKVWQVETGDRVNAAPAIGGGLAFISGCDAKLRAIQIENGKEKFAVELQSLAPGSPALLPDRIILGTDGGRVLAIAADGSKILWTYENVKDGAMVYSSSAVSEGIVVVGARDRLVHAIDAQTGAGKWTFATRGEVNSSPAIAGGKVYVGSRDKKLYVLDLKTGKKLDEFQASRAIEGSPAIGQGVVVVGDTSGAVYCLEPK, encoded by the coding sequence ATGCGAATGAAACCTCTGATTGCCGCAGTGGCCGGTGTCGCGTTCGCCGCCGTCGCCTTGCCGCGGCTGATCGTCGCCGATTCCGCAGCGCCCGCCGCGGCCGCTCCCGCACCGGCTGCCGCGCCGACATCGGATTGGCCGGCGTTCCACGGCGGCGGTCCTCTCGTCGGCGAAGCCAAGGCGCTTCCAGCCGGCACGCTGACCGCCCGCTGGACGTTCAAACACGATGAACCCGGCCCGTTCGAAGGCTCTGCTGTCATCTCCGGCGGTTCGGTCTTTATCGGCGACGTCAAAGGGCGACTGTTTTGCCTCGACCTGGCGACCGGCAAGCCTAAATGGACCTACACCATCGAGGCAGGCTTTGAAGCCAGCCCCCTGGTGGTGAACGGAAAGGTCTTCATCGGCGACCTCGGCGGCCTGTTCCATTGCGTGTCGGCCGAGGAGGGAAAGAAGCTCTGGACGTTTGATACGGGATCGGGACAGCCGATCCATGCCAGTGCGAACGTGTTCGGAAACAAGCTGATTTTCGGCGACGACGGTGCAAACGTCATCTGCGTGAATGCCGACGACGGCAAGAAGGTCTGGCAGGTTGAAACCGGCGATCGCGTAAACGCCGCCCCGGCGATTGGCGGCGGCCTGGCGTTCATCTCGGGGTGCGACGCGAAGCTCCGGGCGATCCAGATCGAAAACGGCAAGGAAAAGTTCGCCGTCGAGTTGCAGTCGCTGGCGCCGGGCTCACCCGCGCTGCTACCCGACCGCATCATCCTCGGCACCGATGGCGGCCGCGTGCTGGCGATCGCCGCTGACGGCTCGAAAATCCTCTGGACCTATGAAAACGTTAAAGACGGTGCGATGGTCTATTCGTCGTCGGCGGTGTCGGAAGGAATCGTTGTCGTGGGCGCGCGTGACCGGCTGGTTCACGCGATCGACGCACAGACGGGTGCCGGCAAGTGGACATTCGCGACCAGGGGCGAAGTCAATTCGAGTCCTGCCATCGCCGGCGGCAAGGTCTACGTCGGCAGCCGGGACAAGAAACTCTACGTACTGGACCTCAAGACCGGGAAAAAGCTCGACGAGTTCCAGGCGTCGCGAGCGATCGAAGGCTCGCCCGCGATCGGCCAGGGCGTGGTGGTCGTCGGTGATACGAGCGGGGCGGTGTATTGCCTGGAGCCGAAGTAG
- a CDS encoding 7-cyano-7-deazaguanine synthase, with protein MAKDLAIVLNNGSLNSAVTCALAIQKYRPVMLHVQTSDQMGGRRRAAYEQQVAHFKPYREHTVPMGFLDGLGGAVEPKASTVDPRTPASVAPLLVDLLPAVAVAARFAVHYSATSIYLGLQIGNLTDELAQGTEFVQVWQEMLQMTCGQPQLDIQAPLMELEPWQVVDLGFNISAPFDRTWSCSEQGPEPCWACRACRGRESAFQQAGKADPLKSGRKA; from the coding sequence ATGGCCAAAGACCTCGCGATCGTTCTGAACAACGGCAGCCTCAACTCGGCTGTCACCTGTGCCCTGGCCATCCAGAAGTACCGTCCCGTGATGCTACACGTGCAGACATCGGACCAGATGGGCGGGCGAAGGCGGGCGGCGTACGAGCAGCAGGTGGCGCACTTTAAGCCGTATCGGGAGCACACCGTTCCGATGGGATTCCTTGATGGGCTCGGCGGGGCGGTTGAACCCAAGGCCTCGACGGTTGACCCTCGAACGCCCGCCAGTGTGGCACCCCTGCTAGTCGATCTTCTGCCCGCCGTCGCCGTCGCGGCCCGCTTTGCCGTCCACTACAGCGCGACGAGCATCTATCTCGGTCTGCAAATCGGCAACCTGACCGACGAACTGGCCCAGGGAACCGAGTTCGTCCAGGTCTGGCAGGAAATGCTCCAGATGACCTGCGGCCAGCCCCAGTTGGATATCCAGGCTCCCTTGATGGAACTCGAGCCCTGGCAGGTGGTTGACCTCGGTTTCAACATTTCCGCGCCGTTCGACCGAACGTGGAGTTGCAGCGAGCAGGGTCCTGAACCCTGCTGGGCGTGCCGAGCCTGCCGCGGGCGAGAATCGGCGTTTCAGCAGGCGGGGAAGGCAGATCCACTCAAGTCCGGCCGCAAGGCGTGA
- a CDS encoding HD-GYP domain-containing protein, translating to MPQNVLPHLRIYSLTRLTEARDPETLGHVERVCAYAGILARRLTTHRRFRATVDTAFIRRLTVAAALHDAGKAAIPSRILLKPAPLSDFEAAIMRQHTTLGADAVREMLRDHVDPMFREMAVEIALTHHERWDGTGYPYGLSGEQIPASGRIVALADVYDALTSKRTYKDAFSHELARGVILRDRGSHFDPAVVDAFLASEQAMIDAAIDYAERKRQAA from the coding sequence GTGCCCCAGAATGTCCTTCCCCATCTCCGGATTTACTCGCTCACCCGCCTGACCGAAGCCCGCGACCCCGAAACGCTGGGGCACGTGGAGCGGGTTTGCGCCTACGCGGGCATCCTCGCCCGCCGGCTCACGACCCACCGCCGATTCCGCGCGACGGTCGATACGGCGTTTATCCGCCGGCTCACGGTTGCCGCGGCGTTGCACGACGCGGGAAAGGCGGCGATTCCTTCCAGGATCCTGCTCAAACCAGCGCCCCTGAGCGACTTTGAAGCCGCCATCATGCGACAGCACACGACGCTCGGCGCTGACGCCGTCCGCGAGATGCTCCGCGATCACGTCGATCCGATGTTCCGCGAGATGGCCGTCGAGATCGCGCTGACCCATCACGAACGATGGGACGGCACCGGCTATCCCTATGGGCTTTCCGGGGAGCAGATCCCGGCGAGCGGGCGTATCGTCGCACTGGCGGATGTGTATGACGCACTGACGAGCAAACGCACCTACAAGGACGCGTTCAGCCATGAACTGGCCCGCGGCGTGATCCTCCGAGACCGCGGATCGCACTTCGATCCGGCAGTGGTGGATGCCTTCCTCGCAAGCGAGCAGGCGATGATCGACGCCGCCATCGATTACGCCGAACGCAAACGCCAGGCGGCATAA
- a CDS encoding flagellar basal body P-ring protein FlgI → MRYLIPLIVLVLAQPALAVKVADITRIGGQRTNVMTGVGLVYGLKGSGDGGDFMPAIKPLAAMLSRFSNPTMPIDLKNAKNVAIVSLIATIPSNGVRDGDHLDVRVISLGAANSLRGGYLFVTPMQGPMPEPSNQPRLPLALCEGPIVIEDPTNPLTGVVKGGCVMEADLPARAIQEGRFELILEEPSASWTVASTIAKVINDAEGDGAEILAVAVDAKNIIVTIPAADRQRPDSFISRVQRLPVPQLPTEARVIVNEKTGTIIVTGDVEISPVVISHKGLTISTIDPKPIPTPRTPITTQKDVVAMDTTQQGGAKLQDLALAFDQLKVPPDDRIAIVKELHRTGKLHAKLIVNGVER, encoded by the coding sequence ATGCGCTACCTCATCCCCCTCATCGTGCTTGTCCTGGCCCAGCCTGCCTTGGCGGTCAAGGTTGCTGACATCACCCGCATCGGCGGGCAGCGGACCAACGTCATGACCGGCGTCGGCCTTGTGTATGGCTTGAAGGGTTCAGGTGACGGGGGCGACTTCATGCCGGCGATCAAGCCGCTGGCGGCAATGCTGTCGCGGTTCTCGAACCCGACGATGCCCATCGACCTCAAGAATGCGAAGAACGTCGCGATCGTCAGCCTGATCGCAACGATTCCGAGCAACGGTGTTCGCGACGGCGACCACCTGGACGTGCGGGTGATCAGCCTGGGCGCGGCCAACTCGCTGCGCGGCGGCTACCTCTTCGTCACGCCGATGCAGGGGCCCATGCCCGAGCCGAGCAACCAGCCCCGACTTCCGCTGGCGCTGTGCGAAGGACCGATCGTCATCGAAGACCCGACCAACCCATTGACCGGCGTCGTCAAAGGTGGCTGTGTGATGGAAGCCGACCTGCCGGCCCGGGCGATCCAGGAAGGCAGGTTCGAGTTGATCCTGGAAGAACCCAGCGCCAGCTGGACGGTCGCCAGCACCATCGCCAAGGTAATCAACGACGCCGAAGGCGACGGAGCCGAGATCCTGGCGGTAGCGGTGGATGCCAAGAACATCATCGTCACGATTCCCGCCGCCGACCGGCAGCGGCCAGATTCGTTCATTTCGCGGGTGCAGCGGCTCCCGGTTCCGCAGTTACCGACCGAGGCCCGCGTGATCGTCAACGAGAAGACCGGCACGATCATCGTTACTGGAGACGTCGAAATCAGCCCGGTGGTCATCAGTCACAAGGGCCTGACCATCAGTACGATCGACCCCAAGCCAATCCCCACGCCCAGAACGCCGATCACTACGCAAAAGGATGTTGTCGCCATGGACACCACGCAGCAGGGCGGTGCCAAGCTTCAGGACCTGGCGCTGGCGTTTGACCAGCTCAAGGTTCCGCCGGATGACCGGATCGCGATCGTGAAGGAGCTTCACCGCACAGGCAAACTGCACGCGAAGTTGATTGTGAACGGTGTGGAGAGGTAA
- a CDS encoding flagellar basal body L-ring protein FlgH → MSKRSRSKDAALTTVLALGATGAFAANPPAKAPQMPSGRPTAESQQPVKMEYDPGINEAAVAVQRSGGSLARAQIRSMPPLPPDAKRAREVSFYAIPEPEPRTIRKHDLITIIIREESAFTVKGKTDTKREGSLEASLDEFIKLRLKNWEVEGGGIGPTPPSLKANGTRDFKSEGTANRTDSLTARITGEVVDVKPNGTLVVQARKTIKTDDEEQQFVLNGTCRVEDVIADNTVLSTQMYDLRVEKNTKGAVRSATKRSWLHEILDAISPF, encoded by the coding sequence ATGTCGAAGCGATCAAGATCGAAGGACGCCGCCCTGACCACCGTCCTCGCATTGGGGGCGACAGGCGCGTTTGCTGCCAATCCACCAGCCAAGGCGCCGCAGATGCCGTCCGGTCGCCCGACCGCGGAAAGCCAGCAGCCGGTCAAGATGGAATACGATCCGGGGATCAATGAAGCGGCGGTTGCAGTGCAGCGGAGCGGTGGATCGCTCGCCCGTGCGCAGATCCGCTCGATGCCGCCGCTCCCGCCCGATGCCAAGCGGGCCCGCGAGGTGAGCTTCTATGCCATCCCCGAGCCCGAGCCCAGGACGATCCGCAAGCACGACCTGATCACGATCATCATCCGCGAAGAAAGTGCCTTCACCGTCAAGGGCAAGACCGACACCAAGCGGGAAGGCTCTCTCGAAGCGAGCCTCGACGAGTTCATCAAGCTGCGACTGAAAAACTGGGAAGTGGAGGGCGGAGGAATCGGTCCCACGCCGCCTTCGCTCAAGGCCAACGGCACTCGAGACTTCAAGAGCGAAGGCACGGCCAATCGGACCGACAGCCTGACGGCGCGAATCACGGGGGAGGTTGTCGACGTCAAGCCCAACGGCACGCTCGTGGTGCAGGCCCGCAAGACGATCAAGACCGATGACGAAGAGCAACAGTTCGTGCTCAACGGTACTTGCCGGGTCGAAGACGTTATCGCGGACAACACTGTCCTGAGCACCCAGATGTACGACCTGCGCGTCGAGAAGAACACCAAGGGCGCAGTCCGCTCGGCGACCAAGCGGAGCTGGCTGCACGAGATCCTGGACGCAATCTCGCCGTTCTGA
- the flgA gene encoding flagellar basal body P-ring formation chaperone FlgA encodes MYYGNGRPLTKKQLVRLSLGLTILAWATQTLFAQWGYGAEVATNTPIEISGQPAASPAMPAERFISPRPFLADGGTLELRAEATTFGPEVRLKQVARWSNRDAAFFEQSGELVIARLDARGPYRVIEIEHIRKALADAGVNIGLVKFAGPMSCSVNRSDAKPDTDGALAKWIDASEQKVVITDRDPVVTAASTKAGSADVTGSEPSSVRTLREIVVQDLSARLNVPVDQLQVVFNPKDERLLNLCEPQFKFNLEPQRVRNLGEVSWTVTMAAGDKSQRAILAANARAWQTAAVVTRPISARAPISAADVQEQRTLVDRLSEEPLVRSDQAIGQQAARDLKPGMVLTGRMLESVPMAKHGQLVTVTSTHGAVRLKTVVRAMETGSKGQRIRVKNDTTNEQFDVILTGPQEASMGT; translated from the coding sequence ATGTACTACGGGAATGGACGCCCACTCACCAAGAAGCAGCTCGTCCGCCTTTCGCTGGGATTGACGATCCTCGCCTGGGCGACGCAGACGTTGTTCGCCCAATGGGGCTACGGCGCGGAAGTCGCCACCAATACGCCGATCGAAATCAGCGGCCAGCCCGCTGCGTCGCCCGCGATGCCGGCCGAGCGATTCATCTCTCCGCGACCTTTCCTCGCCGACGGCGGCACGCTGGAACTTCGCGCGGAAGCAACCACATTCGGCCCCGAGGTCCGGCTGAAGCAGGTCGCACGCTGGAGCAACCGGGACGCGGCGTTCTTCGAGCAGTCCGGTGAACTGGTGATCGCCCGTCTCGACGCCCGCGGACCCTATCGCGTCATTGAGATCGAGCACATCCGCAAAGCCCTCGCCGACGCCGGCGTCAACATCGGCCTGGTTAAGTTCGCCGGTCCGATGAGCTGTTCGGTCAATCGTTCGGACGCCAAGCCCGATACCGACGGTGCCCTGGCAAAATGGATCGATGCCAGTGAGCAGAAGGTGGTCATCACCGATCGCGACCCGGTCGTTACAGCGGCGTCGACGAAGGCAGGCAGTGCTGACGTCACGGGGAGTGAGCCGTCTTCCGTCCGGACCTTGCGCGAGATCGTCGTACAGGACCTCTCGGCCCGCCTGAACGTGCCCGTGGACCAACTCCAGGTCGTGTTCAACCCGAAGGACGAGCGGCTGCTCAATCTGTGCGAGCCGCAGTTCAAGTTCAACCTTGAACCCCAGCGCGTGCGTAATCTCGGCGAAGTCAGCTGGACGGTCACGATGGCCGCCGGCGACAAGTCGCAGAGGGCGATCCTTGCCGCCAATGCCCGCGCCTGGCAGACGGCGGCGGTCGTCACCCGGCCGATTTCGGCGCGGGCACCGATTTCCGCCGCCGACGTCCAGGAGCAGCGAACGCTTGTCGATCGGTTGTCGGAGGAACCGCTGGTTCGTTCCGATCAGGCGATCGGGCAGCAGGCGGCCCGGGATCTCAAGCCCGGGATGGTGCTGACCGGCCGCATGCTCGAATCGGTGCCGATGGCCAAACACGGGCAACTGGTGACGGTCACTTCAACCCACGGCGCGGTGCGACTGAAGACCGTCGTCCGGGCGATGGAGACGGGATCGAAGGGGCAGCGGATTCGCGTCAAGAACGACACGACCAACGAACAGTTTGATGTGATTCTCACCGGCCCGCAGGAAGCGTCGATGGGAACCTGA
- the flgG gene encoding flagellar basal-body rod protein FlgG: MAITALHSAATGLRALSTRIDVVANNLANAETTAFKRARLNFEDLMYLALRQPGTTNGAGDVSPAGIFVGLGTKISNSQLDLEQGSMENTGRPLDVGIQGAGFFKVKIMDSIGGGTGYTRNGNFFVNNVGELVLGIGDGYKLIPPITIPPNTSEISISQDGNIEVIIGGQTTKQNVGQLSVTSFINPQGLQLQGGSIYTETGASGQPVDNVPGEGGTGQLLQGFLEASNVDPVKELVTLIKTQRAFELNSQSIQTADQALQTIGNLRRG; encoded by the coding sequence ATGGCGATCACCGCACTCCACTCCGCCGCGACGGGCTTGCGTGCCCTTTCGACACGGATCGACGTCGTCGCCAATAATCTCGCGAACGCCGAAACGACGGCCTTCAAACGGGCGCGGCTCAACTTCGAAGATCTCATGTACCTGGCACTTCGGCAGCCGGGTACGACCAACGGTGCCGGCGACGTGTCGCCGGCCGGTATCTTCGTTGGTCTGGGTACCAAGATCTCCAACAGCCAGCTCGACCTCGAACAGGGTTCGATGGAAAACACCGGCCGGCCGCTGGATGTCGGCATCCAGGGCGCGGGGTTCTTCAAGGTCAAGATCATGGACTCCATCGGCGGGGGCACCGGCTACACCCGCAACGGGAACTTCTTCGTCAACAACGTCGGCGAACTCGTGCTCGGCATCGGTGACGGCTACAAGCTGATTCCGCCGATCACCATTCCGCCCAACACCAGCGAAATCTCGATCAGCCAGGACGGCAACATCGAGGTCATCATCGGCGGGCAGACGACCAAGCAGAACGTCGGCCAGCTGAGTGTGACGAGCTTCATCAATCCGCAGGGTTTGCAGTTGCAAGGCGGCAGCATCTACACGGAAACAGGCGCGTCGGGCCAGCCGGTGGACAACGTCCCCGGCGAAGGCGGCACCGGACAGCTACTGCAAGGCTTCCTGGAAGCGAGCAACGTCGACCCGGTGAAAGAACTCGTGACGCTCATCAAGACGCAGCGGGCTTTCGAGCTCAACAGCCAGAGCATCCAGACCGCCGACCAGGCCCTGCAGACGATCGGGAATCTGCGTCGTGGTTAA
- a CDS encoding flagellar hook-basal body protein, producing MIYGLYLSASGVMSSSYKQDVIANNLANAETAGFKRDLPLFQQRMTEAEAARAGKGRSGWSDSILEGIGGGLLVSKQRVDTSPGTLEHTSAPLDVSIQGDGFFAVRAKSGTEANAMALTRNGQFMIDGEGYMVLGNDRGQRVMDTNRQPIRVTADGGPLHIGSDGAVSQGKELIGQIGVFNVDDTSKLQKMGGTLLGYSEPSGIRRVDSSMQAEFLERSNVDPTTELTDLMKTQRLLEANAQMIRYQDQTLGKLIEVGKI from the coding sequence ATGATTTACGGCCTCTATCTTTCCGCCTCGGGCGTCATGTCCAGCTCTTACAAGCAGGACGTGATCGCGAACAACCTCGCCAACGCGGAAACCGCCGGCTTCAAGCGTGATCTTCCGCTGTTTCAGCAGCGGATGACCGAAGCAGAGGCCGCACGGGCCGGGAAAGGGCGCTCCGGTTGGAGCGATTCGATCCTCGAGGGCATTGGCGGGGGATTGCTGGTTTCCAAGCAGCGCGTCGATACCTCGCCGGGAACCCTCGAACACACGTCCGCCCCGCTCGACGTTTCCATCCAGGGCGACGGGTTCTTTGCGGTTCGGGCCAAGTCCGGCACCGAAGCCAACGCCATGGCGCTAACCCGCAACGGGCAGTTCATGATTGATGGCGAAGGGTACATGGTACTCGGTAACGACCGTGGCCAGCGGGTGATGGACACCAATCGACAGCCGATCCGCGTAACGGCCGACGGCGGTCCCCTTCACATCGGCAGCGACGGTGCGGTGTCCCAGGGCAAGGAACTGATTGGTCAGATCGGCGTGTTCAATGTCGACGACACGAGCAAGCTGCAGAAGATGGGCGGCACGCTGCTGGGATACTCCGAACCGAGCGGCATCCGCCGCGTCGATTCGAGCATGCAGGCCGAGTTTCTCGAGCGGTCCAACGTCGACCCGACCACGGAACTGACCGACCTGATGAAGACGCAGCGGTTGCTCGAAGCCAATGCCCAGATGATCCGGTACCAGGATCAGACGCTGGGTAAACTGATTGAAGTGGGGAAGATTTGA
- a CDS encoding response regulator: MSKTVAFIGHCGPDSSYLRLAVSKAIPGAKIVSVDDDESMKAALEAGVDLALFNRVLDYGFAETEGVKVIGKLARFYPSTRMMMVSNYPETQAQALAAGAVPGFGKREIGSPRVVQLLQEAVAETPAK; the protein is encoded by the coding sequence ATGTCAAAAACCGTAGCATTTATTGGTCATTGTGGTCCTGACAGCAGCTACCTTCGGCTGGCGGTTTCCAAGGCCATTCCCGGCGCGAAGATCGTCTCCGTTGATGACGACGAGTCGATGAAGGCCGCGCTCGAGGCCGGCGTTGACCTGGCGTTGTTCAACCGGGTTCTCGACTACGGTTTCGCAGAGACCGAGGGGGTCAAGGTCATCGGCAAGCTTGCCCGCTTCTATCCTTCGACGCGGATGATGATGGTCAGCAACTACCCAGAGACCCAGGCTCAGGCGCTGGCCGCCGGTGCGGTGCCGGGGTTTGGCAAGCGGGAGATCGGCTCGCCGCGGGTGGTTCAATTGCTCCAGGAAGCCGTCGCCGAGACGCCGGCGAAGTGA
- a CDS encoding STAS domain-containing protein, with product MATISEVQIEGVTLLKLGGGLTFEGVVPLTRPFESATRSGAVVVNLADVQTVTTPGISLLLSAHQRLGQTGGRLVLCSVPPLLKDVLRRCKLDRVFTFAVDDEAALQILKPKSLDA from the coding sequence ATGGCCACCATCAGCGAAGTACAGATCGAAGGCGTCACGCTCCTGAAGCTGGGCGGCGGACTGACGTTTGAAGGGGTCGTGCCGCTCACCCGCCCTTTTGAATCGGCCACGCGGTCCGGCGCGGTCGTCGTGAATCTCGCCGACGTCCAAACCGTAACCACCCCCGGAATCTCCCTGCTGCTTTCGGCACACCAGAGGCTCGGACAGACCGGCGGCCGCCTGGTTCTTTGCTCCGTCCCGCCGCTGCTTAAGGACGTCCTGCGACGCTGCAAGCTCGACCGCGTCTTCACTTTCGCCGTGGACGATGAGGCGGCGTTGCAGATCCTGAAGCCCAAGAGCCTCGACGCGTGA
- a CDS encoding Gfo/Idh/MocA family protein encodes MAQKSANVCLIGHKFMGRTHSNAYLKAPKFFTDLPVNPVMHTICGRNMAELAEFAARWGWKNTSGDWKSAVQNPDIDLVDVGTPNNAHMEMSIAALEAGKHVACEKPLAGTIGEARQMRDAARKAKGKSFCWYNYRRVPAVALAYQLAKSGKLGRIYHVRAFYLQDWAGPSVPLIWRFSKAVSGTGAHGDLGAHVIDMARFITGEEFTEISGAITKTFVEEREIPAQGSAGGIAGGAQAAKGKMGKVDVDDATLFIGRLSGGGVATVESTRFATGNQNKNGLEINGEKGAIRFNFEDMNWLEYYDATSERKQQGWTKIMVTHAPDHPFAHAWWPDAHVVGYEHGFINQVADMMMALGGTTPTVPLPDFEDAYKTQQVLEAAIVSAEQRRPVTIAEIG; translated from the coding sequence ATGGCTCAGAAGTCAGCGAACGTCTGCCTCATCGGTCACAAGTTCATGGGGCGGACCCATTCAAACGCCTACCTCAAGGCGCCCAAGTTCTTCACCGATCTGCCCGTGAATCCGGTCATGCACACGATTTGTGGCCGGAACATGGCGGAACTTGCCGAGTTCGCCGCCCGCTGGGGCTGGAAGAACACCAGCGGCGACTGGAAGTCGGCAGTTCAGAACCCGGATATCGATCTGGTCGATGTCGGCACGCCCAATAACGCCCACATGGAAATGTCGATCGCCGCGCTGGAGGCCGGCAAGCACGTGGCGTGTGAAAAGCCGCTGGCCGGCACGATCGGCGAGGCCCGGCAGATGCGCGACGCCGCCCGTAAGGCCAAGGGTAAGAGCTTCTGCTGGTACAACTACCGTCGGGTGCCGGCCGTCGCGCTGGCATACCAACTGGCCAAGTCCGGCAAGCTCGGGCGGATCTATCACGTCCGTGCGTTCTACCTTCAGGATTGGGCCGGCCCGTCGGTTCCGCTGATCTGGCGATTCAGCAAGGCGGTCAGTGGCACCGGGGCCCACGGCGATCTGGGTGCCCATGTCATCGACATGGCAAGGTTCATCACCGGCGAAGAGTTCACCGAGATTTCGGGTGCCATCACCAAGACGTTCGTCGAAGAGCGCGAAATCCCCGCCCAGGGCTCGGCCGGCGGCATTGCCGGCGGGGCGCAGGCGGCCAAGGGCAAGATGGGCAAGGTTGATGTTGACGACGCCACGCTCTTCATCGGCCGGCTGTCCGGCGGCGGGGTGGCGACGGTCGAATCCACCCGCTTTGCCACCGGCAACCAGAACAAGAACGGCCTGGAGATCAACGGCGAGAAGGGCGCGATCCGGTTCAACTTCGAAGACATGAACTGGCTCGAATACTACGACGCCACCAGCGAGCGCAAGCAGCAGGGTTGGACCAAGATCATGGTCACCCACGCCCCGGATCACCCGTTCGCCCACGCCTGGTGGCCGGACGCGCATGTGGTGGGGTACGAGCACGGGTTCATCAACCAGGTTGCGGATATGATGATGGCGCTCGGCGGCACGACGCCAACTGTCCCATTGCCTGACTTTGAGGACGCTTACAAGACGCAGCAGGTCCTGGAAGCCGCCATCGTCAGCGCCGAACAGCGAAGGCCGGTAACGATCGCGGAGATCGGTTAA